Proteins encoded together in one Triticum dicoccoides isolate Atlit2015 ecotype Zavitan chromosome 7B, WEW_v2.0, whole genome shotgun sequence window:
- the LOC119337600 gene encoding cysteine-rich and transmembrane domain-containing protein WIH2-like: MSYYGQQQPPVGVPPPQGYPGKEEYPPAGYPPAGYPPPGQGQGYPPQGYPPQQGYPPQQGGYPPQQGGYPPQQGYPQQGYPPQYAQQPPRQQQSSGPSFMEGCLAALCCCCLLDACF, translated from the exons ATGAGCTACTACGGCCAGCAGCAGCCGCCCGTCGGCGTGCCTCCACCGCAAG GGTATCCAGGGAAAGAGGAGTACCCGCCGGCAGGCTACCCTCCGGCCGGGTACCCACCGCCGGGGCAGGGACAGGGGTATCCTCCCCAGGGATACCCGCCGCAGCAGGGTTATCCGCCACAGCAAGGGGGGTATCCGCCGCAGCAGGGTGGGTACCCGCCGCAGCAAGGGTACCCGCAGCAGGGGTACCCGCCTCAGTACGCGCAGCAGCCTCCGCGGCAGCAGCAGAGCAGCGGCCCCTCCTTCATGGAGGGATG CTTGGCTGCCCTTTGTTGCTGctgtctgttggatgcttgcttctAA
- the LOC119337599 gene encoding uncharacterized protein LOC119337599 isoform X2, which yields MLRKMKKRKHEHDEVPHTSPALPSAQVQQPQLQPTVSNNRCFLHYLPDLRQPKEIAYNSCQLKPKVEASDYFDSPSAKSIGKFFSEAGPEPGVLHSSSLREMVVFPHGPGAVMPTYEAVLQEQLRETENRAKELKQEWQTSGCTVIVDSWKSKCDKSFVSVLVHCSKGTQFLRSIDVSEITEDFDELESMLSCVVEDVGAHNIVQIVMNDVSPHMQMARQYVLNKHDSFFFVLCADHCINLLLEKIAALEHVSEVLMKAREITRFLYGHALPMKLKRYVQEEILSSSYLKFVAVFITLERLVSARVGLVQMFSSPEWVPSGWACLDLFERIQSIVKTDDAFWHAAAKVVKVTSPLVRVLYKLESDICPMGILYEAMHGAKEEICVNIGDETGFHPYTVISSGIAACIIQLGKAHYNPIKALAQLEVYEKKLGYFDTDPAKQQIMELPQVKWWSKHGACVPDLRTLARRVLIQTCFGATRYNIDWSLSEKLHAEWDEMMLPEQERFRQKEYVHYNSVLARSSPLLHGSSVKQHDRVTLVLQDWIRPQKQAACRH from the exons ATGCTCAGAAAAATGAAGAAACGGAAGCATGAACATGATGAGGTTCCTCACACAAGCCCAGCCCTTCCATCTGCTCAAGTCCAGCAACCACAGCTACAACCAACTGTGTCCAATAACCGCTGCTTTCTTCATTATCTACCGGATTTGAGGCAGCCCAAGGAAATCGCATATAATTCTTGTCAACTGAAACCCAAGGTTGAGGCAAGTGATTACTTCGATTCTCCGTCAGCAAAATCAATAGGCAAGTTCTTCTCCGAAGCTGGACCTGAGCCTGGTGTTCTCCATTCATCATCTTTGAGGGAGATGGTTGTGTTTCCCCATGGGCCTGGGGCTGTAATGCCTACGTACGAAGCTGTTCTGCAGGAGCAACTAAGAGAAACTGAGAACCGCGCAAAGGAACTCAAGCAAGAGTGGCAAACAAGTGGCTGCACTGTAATTGTGGATAGTTGGAAGAGCAAGTGTGACAAAAGCTTCGTAAGTGTCCTGGTGCACTGCAGCAAAGGTACGCAGTTCCTCAGATCCATTGACGTCTCTGAAATCACCGAGGACTTCGATGAGCTAGAATCAATGCTTTCTTGCGTGGTTGAAGATGTTGGTGCCCATAACATTGTTCAGATTGTCATGAATGACGTGTCACCCCATATGCAGATGGCACGGCAGTATGTGCTAAATAAACATGACAGTTTTTTCTTCGTGCTATGTGCTGACCATTGCATCAACCTTCTACTTGAGAAAATAGCAGCGCTCGAGCATGTCAGTGAAGTCCTAATGAAGGCAAGGGAAATTACAAGGTTTTTATATGGCCATGCACTGCCAATGAAATTGAAACGATATGTTCAGGAGGAGATTTTGAGCAGTTCTTATCTGAAATTTGTGGCAGTGTTCATCACATTAGAGAGGTTAGTTTCTGCAAGAGTAGGTCTGGTGCAGATGTTCAGCTCGCCTGAATGGGTTCCCTCGGGTTGGGCTTGTCTTGATTTGTTCGAGCGTATCCAGAGCATAGTAAAGACAGACGATGCATTTTGGCATGCTGCTGCCAAAGTCGTGAAGGTTACAAGCCCACTTGTCAGAGTGTTGTATAAACTGGAATCTGATATCTGTCCGATGGGTATCTTGTATGAAGCCATGCATGGTGCAAAAGAAGAGATATGTGTCAATATTGGAGATGAAA CTGGATTCCACCCTTATACTGTGATCAGCAGTGGCATCGCGGCCTGTATAATCCAACTGGGCAAGGCTCATTACAATCCCATAAAAGCATTAGCACAATTGGAAGTGTATGAAAAGAAATTGGGCTATTTCGATACAGATCCAGCAAAGCAGCAAATAATGGAATTACCACAAG TTAAATGGTGGTCGAAGCACGGGGCTTGCGTGCCCGACCTGCGGACCCTTGCGAGGCGTGTCCTGATCCAGACGTGCTTCGGCGCCACCAGGTACAACATCGACTGGAGCCTGTCGGAGAAGCTGCACGCCGAGTGGGACGAGATGATGCTGCCCGAACAGGAGAGGTTCCGGCAGAAGGAGTACGTCCACTACAACAGCGTCCTCGCCCGCTCCTCCCCACTCCTGCACGGCTCTTCCGTGAAGCAGCACGACAGGGTCACCTTGGTGCTGCAGGACTGGATCAGACCGCAGAAACAGGCCGCCTGTCGCCACTGA
- the LOC119337599 gene encoding uncharacterized protein LOC119337599 isoform X1, protein MLRKMKKRKHEHDEVPHTSPALPSAQVQQPQLQPTVSNNRCFLHYLPDLRQPKEIAYNSCQLKPKVEASDYFDSPSAKSIGKFFSEAGPEPGVLHSSSLREMVVFPHGPGAVMPTYEAVLQEQLRETENRAKELKQEWQTSGCTVIVDSWKSKCDKSFVSVLVHCSKGTQFLRSIDVSEITEDFDELESMLSCVVEDVGAHNIVQIVMNDVSPHMQMARQYVLNKHDSFFFVLCADHCINLLLEKIAALEHVSEVLMKAREITRFLYGHALPMKLKRYVQEEILSSSYLKFVAVFITLERLVSARVGLVQMFSSPEWVPSGWACLDLFERIQSIVKTDDAFWHAAAKVVKVTSPLVRVLYKLESDICPMGILYEAMHGAKEEICVNIGDESEFYLRIIDKIWDGYLHNPLHAAGPMLNPRIFYAAGFHPYTVISSGIAACIIQLGKAHYNPIKALAQLEVYEKKLGYFDTDPAKQQIMELPQVKWWSKHGACVPDLRTLARRVLIQTCFGATRYNIDWSLSEKLHAEWDEMMLPEQERFRQKEYVHYNSVLARSSPLLHGSSVKQHDRVTLVLQDWIRPQKQAACRH, encoded by the exons ATGCTCAGAAAAATGAAGAAACGGAAGCATGAACATGATGAGGTTCCTCACACAAGCCCAGCCCTTCCATCTGCTCAAGTCCAGCAACCACAGCTACAACCAACTGTGTCCAATAACCGCTGCTTTCTTCATTATCTACCGGATTTGAGGCAGCCCAAGGAAATCGCATATAATTCTTGTCAACTGAAACCCAAGGTTGAGGCAAGTGATTACTTCGATTCTCCGTCAGCAAAATCAATAGGCAAGTTCTTCTCCGAAGCTGGACCTGAGCCTGGTGTTCTCCATTCATCATCTTTGAGGGAGATGGTTGTGTTTCCCCATGGGCCTGGGGCTGTAATGCCTACGTACGAAGCTGTTCTGCAGGAGCAACTAAGAGAAACTGAGAACCGCGCAAAGGAACTCAAGCAAGAGTGGCAAACAAGTGGCTGCACTGTAATTGTGGATAGTTGGAAGAGCAAGTGTGACAAAAGCTTCGTAAGTGTCCTGGTGCACTGCAGCAAAGGTACGCAGTTCCTCAGATCCATTGACGTCTCTGAAATCACCGAGGACTTCGATGAGCTAGAATCAATGCTTTCTTGCGTGGTTGAAGATGTTGGTGCCCATAACATTGTTCAGATTGTCATGAATGACGTGTCACCCCATATGCAGATGGCACGGCAGTATGTGCTAAATAAACATGACAGTTTTTTCTTCGTGCTATGTGCTGACCATTGCATCAACCTTCTACTTGAGAAAATAGCAGCGCTCGAGCATGTCAGTGAAGTCCTAATGAAGGCAAGGGAAATTACAAGGTTTTTATATGGCCATGCACTGCCAATGAAATTGAAACGATATGTTCAGGAGGAGATTTTGAGCAGTTCTTATCTGAAATTTGTGGCAGTGTTCATCACATTAGAGAGGTTAGTTTCTGCAAGAGTAGGTCTGGTGCAGATGTTCAGCTCGCCTGAATGGGTTCCCTCGGGTTGGGCTTGTCTTGATTTGTTCGAGCGTATCCAGAGCATAGTAAAGACAGACGATGCATTTTGGCATGCTGCTGCCAAAGTCGTGAAGGTTACAAGCCCACTTGTCAGAGTGTTGTATAAACTGGAATCTGATATCTGTCCGATGGGTATCTTGTATGAAGCCATGCATGGTGCAAAAGAAGAGATATGTGTCAATATTGGAGATGAAAGTGAGTTTTATTTGCGTATAATTGACAAGATATGGGATGGTTACTTGCATAACCCTCTCCATGCTGCTGGTCCGATGCTAAACCCAAGGATCTTTTACGCAGCTGGATTCCACCCTTATACTGTGATCAGCAGTGGCATCGCGGCCTGTATAATCCAACTGGGCAAGGCTCATTACAATCCCATAAAAGCATTAGCACAATTGGAAGTGTATGAAAAGAAATTGGGCTATTTCGATACAGATCCAGCAAAGCAGCAAATAATGGAATTACCACAAG TTAAATGGTGGTCGAAGCACGGGGCTTGCGTGCCCGACCTGCGGACCCTTGCGAGGCGTGTCCTGATCCAGACGTGCTTCGGCGCCACCAGGTACAACATCGACTGGAGCCTGTCGGAGAAGCTGCACGCCGAGTGGGACGAGATGATGCTGCCCGAACAGGAGAGGTTCCGGCAGAAGGAGTACGTCCACTACAACAGCGTCCTCGCCCGCTCCTCCCCACTCCTGCACGGCTCTTCCGTGAAGCAGCACGACAGGGTCACCTTGGTGCTGCAGGACTGGATCAGACCGCAGAAACAGGCCGCCTGTCGCCACTGA